From a single Pararge aegeria chromosome 16, ilParAegt1.1, whole genome shotgun sequence genomic region:
- the LOC120630331 gene encoding transcription initiation factor IIA subunit 1 yields the protein MTMSQLSVMKLYNTVVDDVIAGVRDCFLDDGVDEQVLQELKQLWKTKLTASGAMDPPRADSPSLPPPPAVLQNFPKANGSNLMPKRAQDMVPQSSSHSAAEHGAPPSNIAGAHPHHILDPNNKVPVQLTLPAQPGVPGSQPRSFTIQIPASALNGNKLHQVLTGPIINATISLPQPLAATLLQQHINSALASQQNDYDGGGGGRSGAAPFSLDGALDSSDDEGSNVGDGSEDGGGDDDEDEESAEERAEEEEEERDESGGAEEEPLNSGDDVSDEEPGDMFDTDNVVVCQYDKITRSRNKWKFYLKDGIMNLAGKDFVFQKANGDAEW from the coding sequence ATGACTATGAGTCAGTTATCTGTTATGAAACTTTACAATACCGTGGTTGACGATGTGATAGCCGGAGTGCGCGATTGTTTTTTGGACGATGGTGTTGACGAACAAGTGTTGCAGGAGTTGAAACAATTATGGAAAACAAAGTTAACAGCTAGCGGGGCTATGGATCCACCGCGGGCGGATTCCCCGTCGCTGCCACCGCCACCAGCAGTGTTACAAAACTTTCCGAAAGCCAACGGTAGTAACCTGATGCCAAAAAGAGCTCAGGACATGGTACCACAAAGCTCAAGTCACTCTGCTGCGGAGCATGGTGCCCCTCCGTCAAACATAGCCGGAGCTCACCCACACCATATCCTCGACCCCAACAACAAAGTACCTGTACAGCTAACGTTACCCGCTCAACCTGGTGTGCCAGGCTCGCAACCACGATCATTTACAATACAGATTCCTGCATCTGCCCTCAATGGGAACAAGTTGCACCAGGTTCTTACAGGACCGATAATAAATGCTACTATAAGTTTGCCTCAACCACTAGCAGCTACACTACTACAGCAACATATAAACTCTGCATTAGCAAGTCAACAGAATGATTATGATGGTGGTGGAGGTGGCAGGAGTGGAGCAGCTCCATTTTCTCTTGATGGTGCGCTTGACTCATCCGATGATGAAGGCTCAAATGTTGGTGATGGGTCAGAGGATGGTGGTGGTGATGACGATGAGGATGAGGAGTCAGCTGAGGAGCGGGCGGAGGAAGAAGAAGAGGagagagatgagagtggaggAGCAGAGGAAGAACCCCTCAACTCTGGTGATGATGTTTCAGATGAGGAACCTGGTGACATGTTTGACACTGACAATGTAGTTGTTTGTCAATATGACAAGATCACTCGTAGTCGTAACAAGTGGAAGTTCTACCTTAAAGATGGTATTATGAATTTAGCAGGCAAAGATTTTGTTTTTCAGAAGGCCAATGGTGATGCAGAGTGgtga